A portion of the Toxoplasma gondii ME49 chromosome VIIb, whole genome shotgun sequence genome contains these proteins:
- a CDS encoding ccr4-associated factor family protein (encoded by transcript TGME49_260240), translating into MNGECGEREQIVEVWEHNLEEEFARIRDVVERFQYIAMDTEFPGIVARPTGNVTDYNYQTVKYNVDLLKVIQLGITFADADGNLAEGTSTWQFNFRFDLNEDMYAQDSIDFLKQSGIDFDKQQKKGIDVQDFGELIMNSGLVMNEDVKWISFHGCYDFGYLLKLLTCAPLPHSEAQFFELLHDFFPSLYDIKYLLRSIHNFNLSGGCSLQKIAEHLQVTRVGPQHQAGSDSLVTCRTFFKLVELYFDSSIDDCGYSGVIYGLGMSIPKRGGSNQHLPPVSSRSSDSLGRGARPGKTRAPNDDGDDTAGSGASNAATSAAPGRMLSGTSSSSFSGVGTGGGAAAQAGMTHGNHVPFHAGHSAQPGAGHHLLNAHPLSFSGSSGPSASTPEFVPAALANNLHASQHLPLSNASLSLLAAPNPDMAATHGSFLLSAAGPQGAPASTLHSKASRQVLGASGAAPGTSSATHLRSQRGNLAAGLLSGSGGPQLFGLQTAVPTAVAAGPGDSAGGPQGTHAENAFEAGRGALRLPLAGGTRESCGRSASFLGQERDRSQATQGLAGSGLLVLQQVANGGVGSGEGAETAGAKSVGTFGGNLWGGANAGEEERKKSGTGTNAQE; encoded by the exons AGGAGGAATTTGCACGCATCCGCGATGTGGTGGAACGATTCCAGTATATTGCTATG GATACGGAGTTCCCGGGGATTGTGGCGCGGCCGACGGGGAACGTGACGGACTACAATTACCAAACGGTGAAGTACAATGTGGATCTGTTGAAGGTGATTCAGTTGGGGATCACGTTCGCAGACGCGGACGGAAACTTGGCGGAGGGGACTTCGACATGGCAGTTTAACTTCCGGTTCGACCTGAACGAGGACATGTACGCGCAGGACTCGATCGACTTTCTGAAGCAGAGTGGGATCGACTTCGacaagcagcagaagaagggcaTCGACGTGCAAGACTTTGGGGAGTTGATCATGAACTCTGGACTTGTGATGAACGAGGACGTCAAGTGGATCTCCTTCCACGGCTGCTACGACTTTGGCTACCTCCTCAAGTTGCTGACATGTGCTCCGCTGCCGCACTCCGAGGCGCAGTTCTTCGAGCTCCTCCACGACTTCTTCCCCTCGCTGTACGACATCAAGTACCTGCTGCGCTCGATACACAACTTCAACCTCTCGGGCGGCTGCTCGCTGCAGAAGATCGCCGAGCACCTGCAAGTCACGCGCGTCGGCCCGCAGCACCAGGCGGGCAGCGACTCGCTCGTCACCTGTCGTACCTTCTTCAAGCTCGTCGAGCTCTACTTCGACAGCAGCATCGACGACTGCGGATACTCGGGCGTCATCTACGGCCTCGGCATGAGCATCCCGAAGCGCGGCGGAAGCAACCAACACTtgccgcctgtctcttcgaggTCTTCCGACAGCCTCGGCCGCGGTGCTCGTCCTGGAAAGACCCGCGCCCCCAacgacgacggcgacgacACCGCCGGTTCCGGCGCGTCGAACGCGGCGACCTCGGCCGCGCCGGGCCGTATGTTGAGCGGGACTTCGAGCTCGAGTTTCAGCGGAGTGGGAACGGGCGGCGGGGCTGCGGCGCAGGCAGGAATGACTCACGGAAACCATGTGCCTTTTCATGCCGGCCATTCGGCGCAGCCCGGCGCCGGTCACCACCTGCTCAACGCGCACCCGCTGAGCTTCTCGGGGTCCTCGGGGCCTTCGGCGTCGACTCCCGAGTTCGTCCCTGCGGCTCTCGCGAACAACTTGCATGCGAGCCAGCACCTGCCACTGTCGAAtgcgtcgctgtcgctcttGGCGGCGCCCAATCCCGACATGGCCGCGACTCACGGCTCTTTCCTGCTGAGCGCGGCCGGGCCTCAGGGCGCGCCCGCGTCGACTCTTCACTCGAAGGCCTCGCGGCAGGTTCTGGGGGCGAGTGGCGCGGCGCCGGGGACGTCCTCCGCGACGCACTTGCGGTCGCAGCGCGGGAACCTCGCTGCGGGGCTCTTGTCGGGCTCCGGAGGCCCGCAGCTCTTTGGGCTCCAAACTGCAGTTCCGACCGCGGTCGCGGCGGGCCCCGGCGACTCGGCCGGCGGGCCCCAGGGCACGCACGCAGAGAACGCGTTCGAGGCGGGGCGGGGCGCGCTGCGACTGCCGCTCGCAGGCGGGACTCGCGAGAGCTGCGGGCGCTCCGCTTCGTTCCTCggccaagagagagacagaagccagGCGACGCAAGGCCTGGCAGGCAGCGGACTCCTGGTGCTGCAGCAGGTAGCGAATGGAGGCGTCGGGTCCGGCGAGggggcggagacagctggggCGAAGAGTGTGGGGACTTTCGGGGGCAACTTGTGGGGTGGCGCGAACgctggcgaggaagagaggaagaagtcgggCACGGGGACCAACGCGCAGGAGTAG
- a CDS encoding hypothetical protein (encoded by transcript TGME49_260230), translating into MDTRPVQSASSSFSLSRMREEGIRLDTEQKEEFSSRVLFSSSLLEFSSRVLFSGAPSSHFTTEREIREATFCSRASEPQISTKMRENCSRLSWTRESDMRRRRATFSKGVPSLPILLVSSSLLARPTSSRCRRSLDRLWSSSFSPAFHSPRPLSLSPHACKESRGWRRQTSAACSGETDQRQASYGRRAPGTPVFDVPTRCLSFRSSPFLSPSLSLSFPSTSPSPRHSCSSSSFSSSSSSCSLSSSSSSSSSSSFSAFSEVFFSLSLSSRRLSPRTRERRREVEALMQPKHPLVKAVKQTASPHLPKYLQEFALHQQDARNLWKTRLAASSPVHQAHATTQAAKRPAGNASPTSPHPAHMDASLVASTAADLSRMRNGNEALWTALERRALQLRPLFEPKEISVFLSALSRMRRFPPEVFKAFAPVATQKIVYFNSSHLCMLLSAYAKSRVEPGPEFLAAVRQQLLHRLALRELQSPVELAMLVNALVKLKLCEDRGLVERVAQHVRQRLSVEDFHIRELAVLASAFAAVNYSDLALFSHIADAAVETINEATPVELARLLQAFSSVSPSTALGGLEEEQERIAQSERRRKKLEALLEVCVACAREKIAFMSADELLLSANALGQAFSVTASPALRDDVAALLASMRSLAVASLAVFSLSQISSLLFSFSRWKQPFPPAELLRVVDRLGALTSSDAVSGARHGSSQISQTRLPAELASTQISILFFLNLLLQSSPSSTSGTAAASGAAATRAKTLQGVRRLMRTWTPNIFLSFAPSPLVNSSLATERQLGEGETRLRARTAAAGSAEEADCGGETPGRGPPAAVQDLLRLLEAFVGLRDPEEKEDELLFLRGFQEAVLRCHTAIDGLAASQFLFLLEALRLPEEDDFVLLMKEKNAKT; encoded by the exons ATGGACACAAGGCCAGTCcagtctgcgtcttcttccttctcgctgaGTCGaatgcgagaagaaggaataAGACTCGACacagaacagaaggaagagttctcttctcgagttctcttctcgagttctcttctcgagttctcttctcgagttctcttctctggcgcACCTTCTTCGCACTTTACAACGGAAAGAGAAATACGAGAGGCAACGTTCTGTTCTCGCGCTTCAGAGCCTCAGATTTCAACAAAGATGAGGGAGAACTGTTCGCGTCTTTCCTGGACGCGGGAGAGCGACATGCGTCGACGTAGAGCGACCTTCTCTAAAggagttccttctctccccattcttctcgtctcctcttctcttctcgcaaGACCTACGAGCTCTCGTTGCCGGAGAAGTCTCGATCGCCTTTGgtcttcttcattttctcccgccttccactctcctcgtcctctctctctttctcctcatgCATGTAAAGAGTCTCGTGGATGGCGGAGACAAACGtctgccgcatgcagcggcgagACAGACCAACGTCAAGCCTCCTATGGAAGAAGGGCACCAGGCACCCCAGTCTTCGATGTACCAacgcgttgtctctcttttcgctcttcccctTTCCTTTCACCCTCACTTTCCTTGTCCTTTCCCTCGACctcaccttctcctcgccattcttgctcctcctcttctttttcatcttcctcctcttcttgctctctctcttcatcttcttcctcgtcttcttcttcttctttctcagctTTCTCTgaagttttcttttctctgtctctttcgtcgcgCCGCTTGTCGCCGCGTACCCGCGAGAGGCGCCGAGAGGTGGAGGCCCTCATGCAGCCGAAGCACCCTCTTGTGAAGGCTGTGAAGCAAACAGCGAGTCCTCACCTTCCCAAGTATTTGCAGGAATTCGCGCTGCACCAGCAGGATGCAAGAAATCTCTGGAAAACGAGACTTGCCGCGAGTTCCCCAGTCCACcaggcgcatgcaacaaCCCAGGCAG caaagaGACCAGCGGGGAATGCGTCTCCAACTTCGCCGCATCCTGCTCACATGGACGCTTCTCTTGTGGCTTCTACCGCTGCCGACCTCTCGCGCATGCGGAATGGAAACGAGGCTCTCTGGACGGCTTTGGAGCGCAGAGCATTGCAG TTGCGACCGCTGTTCGAGCCGAAGGAAatttctgtttttttgagCGCCCTGAGTCGGATGCGGCGATTCCCTCCGGAGGTGTTTAAAGCGTTCGCGCCTGTGGCCACACAAAAAATCGTCTACTTCAACTCG AGTCACCTCTGCATGCTCCTCTCGGCTTATGCAAAGAGCCGTGTGGAGCCAGGTCCAGAGTTCCTCGCGGCCGTTCGCCAGCAACTGCTTCAccgcctcgctctccggGAACTCCAGAGCCCCGTGGAACTCGCCATGCTTGTCAACGCCCTCGTCAAATTGAAG CTGTGCGAGGATCGAGGCTTAGTCGAGAGAGTCGCACAACATGTTCGtcagcgtctctctgttgaaGACTTTCACATCCGAGAACTCGCcgtcctcgcctccgccttTGCGGCTGTGAACTACTCGGATCTCGCTCTTTTCAGTCACATTGCGG ACGCAGCGGTGGAGACGATCAACGAGGCAACTCCAGTGGAGCTGGCGCGTCTGCTTCaggcgttttcctctgtgtcgcctTCGACGGCCCTCGGCGgcctcgaggaagaacaggagcgCATTGCtcagagcgagaggagacgaaagaagctGGAGGCTCTTTTGGAAGTTTGCGTTGCAtgtgcgagagagaagatcgCCTTCATGAGTGCAGACGAGCTTCTCCTTTCGGCCAACGCACTGGGACAGGCTTTCTCCGTTACCGCCTCGCCAGCGCTTCGAGACGATGTTGCGGCGCTTCTCGCAAGCATGAG GTCCCTGGCCGTCGCGAGTCTCGCGGTCTTCAGTTTGAGCCAaatttcttcgcttcttttctccttctcgcgatGGAAGCAGCCGTTCCCGCCTGCGGAGCTTCTACGTGTGGTGGACCGCCTGGGCGCTTTGACCTCTTCGGACGCTGTTTCCGGCGCTCGACATGGAAGCTCGCAGATCTCGCAGACTCGCCTGCCAGCTGAACTGGCCTCTACACAGATAtccattctcttcttcctgaacctgcttctccagtcttcgccttcgtcgaccTCGGGGACTGCCGCAGCGTCTGGCGCCGCAGCGACGAGGGCAAAGACTCTTCAAGGGGTCCGGCGGCTGATGCGCACGTGGACCCCCAACatatttctctctttcgcgccttcgcctctggtcaactcttcgctcgcgacagagagacagctgggcgaaggcgagactcGCCTGCGAGCGCGGACCGCGGCCGCAGGGTCTGCGGAAGAGGCCGACTGTGGCGGGGAGACACCGGGACGAGGACCGCCTGCAGCCGTCCAGGACCTTCTTCGACTGCTGGAGGCGTTCGTTGGACTTCG GGAtcctgaagagaaagaagacgagctcttgtttcttcgtgGATTTCAAGAAGCTGTGTTGCGTTGCCACACAGCGATCGATGGACTGGCGGCATCgcagttcctttttctgctcgaAGCGCTCCGCCTTCCGGAGGAAGACGACTTCGTTCTGTTgatgaaggagaaaaacgcgaaaacgtAA
- a CDS encoding folate/biopterin transporter subfamily protein (encoded by transcript TGME49_260220~Predicted trans-membrane domain (TMHMM2.0):34-57:71-94:106-129:132-152:171-194:203-226:246-269:273-296:302-325:339-362:403-426:440-463:483-506): protein MARMKAVLCARQWCRRLSPLRLVDFVHSVRRDVGLEFTLMLLSTYVGVKGFLYILATDSLLPFMKDLGYDGLVYQRTVTLAYVPWGMKGLIGLLSDALPVGGYHKRFYMLAASLSGVASLVCLLCLARETARHAAWLIGLLFFCVHVQIATVDLMCEGMYSQVMVAKPRVGANLVTFVNACTTVGAFVGRIIVGPVSDRFGARPLFLVALPVALQSLLPIALNYLMEERVRPGCTLLTEKLRDHKKVFLMAFAVAAGASGVAVLTLVGGRGTTYILPYCGVVSVLLIVLCAVCLPPQLAKCNVFFFLDRILHVSISGALDFFYTASPACVPDGPHFDYTYYSTYTAVAGTLATWLGLVLFQLALSSWTYRSIFWLTSAVRILASLFDYVMTTRLNLRLGIPDKFMYLFGDAIILSVIGTLSHMPGVILTSRLCPPRIESTVYAILAGISNFGHSVSTLLGIRAIKAANITTTATDGHACNFENLPALVLIAHCVLPMASIPLALFLLPSTPMDESLEHFDSDCMRRESEAGAEAGVSSDEATRDVHRRTVERRTRGGKVAETELALMETRGENRTRARENRTFGACVHHALSTTDDEDSGGYRDEDEFDATRKPRIFGRERIYTDGDVDLGNATTFQVLPVLGDDHEGGDLTDAMGVPVFFPFSRRGQRGGVAASWKKDGEESGGHEGSREKRPQARNARVRRGATGQRPRTSYSLCASDQLSPTDSPRARFSGQDSELTFAVSSEEDASEGPNADSVRRASADEQGVCVVGHHAVAAEHMRRPFSPFSSSSLSFEEEEERAGRRSGRSAVYEEEDRSEDGERRSTFASDAGRVDGEAGEFGDEVLFASEDAETTAALPVEHAEENMRKWRRNTEENVSSDSRSTATPPYTKARLPPPSSNLPDRDSPSFLLESDTPSAPVSYISTPLSVQSASVSASVSCSSSVRHSPFPSSFTSSSPTDLGWGAAAHHGRREGKSPSGPPLAQAARRADADPSSLGMHAVFSDTFGPRRTFVEETRPQLDLDAEDGSQRSTLGDETASTEDKDLYLFHQTEEER from the coding sequence ATGGCGCGCATGAAAGCCGTGCTGTGTGCGCGGCAGTGGTGTCGCCGGTTGTCGCCACTTCGCCTCGTGGACTTTGTGCACAGTGTGCGTCGCGACGTCGGCCTCGAGTTCACGCTCATGTTGCTCAGCACATACGTCGGAGTCAAAGGATTCCTGTACATTTTAGCGACTGACTCGCTGCTGCCGTTCATGAAGGACCTCGGGTACGACGGCCTCGTCTACCAACGCACCGTCACGCTCGCGTACGTGCCTTGGGGCATGAAAGGCCTGATTGGGCTGCTCTCAGACGCGCTCCCGGTTGGCGGCTACCACAAACGCTTCTACATGTTGGCCGCGAGTTTGTCAGGCGTCGCCAgtctcgtctgtctgcttTGCCTTGCCAGAGAGACGGCGCGTCACGCAGCCTGGCTGATCGgcctgcttttcttctgcgtccatGTCCAGATCGCGACGGTGGATCTGATGTGCGAGGGAATGTACAGCCAAGTGATGGTGGCCAAGCCGCGCGTCGGCGCGAACCTCGTGACTTTCGTGAACGCCTGCACAACCGTCGGCGCGTTCGTCGGCCGCATCATCGTCGGACCTGTCAGCGACCGGTTCGGCGCGCGGCCGCTGTTCCTCGTCGCGCTCCCCGTCGCGCTCCAGTCGCTGTTGCCCATCGCGTTGAACTACCTGATGGAGGAGCGCGTGCGTCCGGGATGCACCCTGCTGACGGAGAAACTCCGAGACCACAAAAAGGTTTTCCTGATGGCCTTTGCGGTCGCGGCGGGTGCCTCTGGAGTCGCGGTGCTCACGCTCGTCGGCGGCCGCGGCACGACGTACATTCTGCCGTACTGCGGGGTCGTCTCCGTGCTCCTCATTGTGCTCTGCGCGGTCTGTCTGCCGCCGCAACTCGCAAAATGCaacgtcttctttttcttggaCCGAATTCTCCATGTGTCAATCTCCGGCGCCCTCGACTTTTTCTACACCGCCtcccctgcatgcgttccggACGGCCCGCATTTTGATTACACCTACTACTCGACGTACACTGCAGTTGCTGGCACCCTCGCGACATGGCTcggcctcgttctcttccaaCTCGCGCTCTCCTCCTGGACGTACCGGAGCATCTTCTGGCTGACGAGTGCTGTCCGCATCctcgcttcgctcttcgACTACGTGATGACGACGCGGCTGAACCTGAGGCTCGGCATCCCCGACAAATTCATGTACCTTTTCGGCGACGCGATCATCCTCAGCGTGATCGGGACGCTCTCTCACATGCCGGGCGTCATTCTgacttcgcgtctctgtcctccgAGAATCGAGAGCACGGTCTACGCGATTCTCGCCGGCATCAGCAACTTCGGCCACAGTGTGTCGACGCTCCTCGGGATCCGCGCCATCAAAGCCGCAAACATCACTACGACTGCGACGGACGGCCATGCCTGCAACTTCGAAAACCTTCCTGCACTGGTTCTCATCGCCCACTGCGTCCTCCCCATGGCCTCGATTCCCCTGGCcctcttcctgcttcccAGTACGCCGATGGACGAGTCGCTGGAGCACTTTGACagcgactgcatgcggagggagagcgaggccGGGGCCGAAGCCGGAGTCTCCAGCGACGAGGCGACGCGCGACGTGCACAGACGGACTGTCGAGAGGCGCACCCGAGGTGGAAAGGTCGCAGAGACGGAACTGGCGCTCATGGaaacgaggggagagaacaggacgcgagcgagagagaacaggacgTTCGGTGCTTGTGTGCACCACGCGCTGAGCACGACAGACGATGAGGACTCTGGGGGCTACCGGGACGAAGACGAATTCGACGCGACGAGAAAGCCGCGCATCTTTGGCCGAGAACGAATCTacacagacggagacgtcGACCTCGGAAACGCAACGACTTTCCAAGTTCTCCCCGTCCTCGGAGACGACCACGAGGGAGGAGACTTGACCGACGCGATGGGCGTCCCGGtgttcttccctttctcgcgtagagggcagagaggaggcgtCGCAGCGTCGTGGAAAAAggatggagaggaaagcggcGGACATgagggaagccgagagaagcggcCGCAAGCGCGAAACGCTCGGGTGCGGCGAGGGGCGACAGGACAGCGTCCGAGGACTTCTTACTCCCTTTGCGCGTCAGACCAGCTGTCTCCAACGGACTCGCCCAGAGCGCGCTTTTCAGGCCAAGATTCGGAGTTAACGTTTGCAGTTTCGTCtgaggaagacgcgagcgaAGGCCCCAACGCAGACAGCGTCCGACGCGCCTCCGCAGACGAACAAGGTGTCTGTGTGGTCGGCCATCACGCTGTCGCTGCAGAGCACATGCGTcggcctttttctcctttttcttcgtcttcactttcgttcgaagaagaggaagagcgagccGGTCGCAGGAGCGGACGCAGCGCTGTTtacgaggaggaagacaggtctgaggacggggagagaagatCGACCTTCGCGTCGGACGCAGGCCGCGTTGACGGGGAGGCGGGGGAGTTTGGAGACGAGGTCCTTTTCGCGAGCGAAGATGCCGAGACGACGGCGGCTCTGCCGGTGGAACATGCCGAGGAAAACATGAGGAAatggagaaggaacacagaagaaaatgtTTCTTCAGACTCACGCTCCACTGCTACGCCTCCGTACACGAaggcgcgtcttcctcctccgaGTTCCAATCTCCCTGACAGAGactctccctccttccttctcgagtCGGACACGCCGTCTGCCCCTGTCTCTTACATCTcgactcctctctctgtccagtCGGCatccgtctctgcttctgtttcaTGTAGTTCCTCGGTTCGTCACtcgccgtttccttcttcgtttacgtcttcttctcccacAGATCTTGGTTGGGGCGCGGCGGCCCACCACGGAAGGCGTGAGGGCAAGTCTCCGTCAggtcctcctctcgctcaAGCTGCGCGTCGAGCCGACGCAGATCCCTCCTCGCTGGGCATGCACGCAGTTTTTTCTGATACGTTTGGTCCGCGAAGGACGTtcgtcgaggagacgcggccgCAGCTGGACCTCGACGCTGAGGACGGGAGCCAGCGCTCTACTCTCGGCGACGAGACCGCGTCGACAGAAGACAAGGACCTGTATCTTTTTCACCAAACCGAGGAAGAGCGGTGA
- a CDS encoding DnaJ domain-containing protein (encoded by transcript TGME49_260210) — MAAVHPLASRTLGVSSLDSFSLPRGKTISSARKRRIVRSRRFGLFDWPRSPLSLSSSPFPHPSLVLFSSVQTSSSSSSSFLRSSTISSAAVRPSSSSAFSSVASSPPESRFSRLRPARKRQGQRAFCGFLRSPKSPPLPRFPFQVESGETRNLPCSTSPKKATDAREISSRRESGVQTPSHPVHEETRSAARVFDPPQASDFPLLRAFRWWVCSPSRLSNQFKLSSDQDTRDSSLLSWRPKRASASPVLPGVSNGLAPFSLLRSSSGTRPPSSFTAALASSESRLAACNLRWRMYTQDRGGGGVESPATDSEAQGGCEGDGHASQENVERGTFTEAMSLEDVVSWTDKASSLPPGIVEDAFEEIHHAPRRCPGCGADLQTEDPARHGFVSAEKKDEWFSGRWKSLPKAKGVPVESVPDGVEVVTVKSPRFRKRTRLLLCRRCYRIQMYKQLDGDWEAAANAQDQLLPSLSPEAVVQSIVKTMKKDSVVLKIVDVCDLESSVVPELFQACRSKRLHVIWLINRVDCLPRTAQKREVKEWVRRMVRQIDNVHIDDCILVSSATGHGFDELERRLELLLVPTPGGVCTVEGRRIYVVGRVNAGKSTFVTRFLKFINYKHAGTIFMKRASGGVTRSALPGTTLSFLPFGLPQGFKLIDTPGIPSRHQITSLLPFAADLYSIVPSKRLQPITYAITEGKSLLIGALARIDLVQGSTALITCFFSHKITLHICKTVKAADLLSRKACTFLYPPHLPAGFDKLQPLVRHSVKVHAGNSLAYDDISIAGLGWISVAGSAGPKELHVWVPQGVKVFRRPAMLPRQIRTTGVEEFHGKSPRARGPRINAKKKRMVEALRDQEKRDRLHAELEARERQAAEARARFVPVSSEETVDSEGLSCSSPSASLSSASIADCGEREQGETVSSAFGDTEKDAETACVATRPSSHFGLAPRGKKEEIESLLTEETNVSSFSSLWRSQAATGDRRSSEFSGEIRREGEAATAKKRPVQGNAEISEDENAMGEHRGSVVDLRPPDEDRRRETRCR; from the exons ATGGCTGCTGTCCATCCGCTGGCAAGTCGGACCCTTGGGGTCTCCTCTTTGGAcagcttttctctcccgagAGGCAAAACGATCTCCTctgcgagaaaacgaagaatcGTGAGATCGCGGAGGTTCGGCCTATTCGACTGGCCTCGATCTCCTCTCTcactttcttcgtctcccttccctcatccttctctcgtgctcttctcctcggtccagacttcttcctcctcctcttcctcttttctgcggtCTTCCACGATTTCCTCTGCTGCCGTGCGtccatcctcttcttctgctttctcgtctgtcgcttcctcgcctccagaGTCTCGTTTCAGTCGCCTCCGACCAGCGCGAAAGCGACAAGGCCAGCGGGCCTTTTGCGgctttctccgctctccaAAAAGTCCACCACTGCCTCGCTTTCCGTTTCAGGTGGAAAgcggagaaacaagaaatcTCCCCTGCTCCACCTCTCCTAAAAAAGCCACTGACGCGCGCGAAATAAGCTCTCGTCGTGAatcaggtgtacagacaccgtcGCACCCTGTACACGAGGAAACAAGAAGCGCCGCGCGAGTCTTCGACCCTCCCCAAGCTTCGgactttcctcttctcagAGCGTTTCGCTGGTGggtctgttctccttcgagGCTCTCGAACCAGTTCAAGTTGAGTTCTGACCAAGACACTCGCGATTCTTCCCTCTTGTCCTGGCGTCCGAAACGCGCCAGTGCCTCTCCCGTCTTGCCGGGCGTCTCAAACGGTCTTGCGccgttctcgcttctccgttcctcctctGGTACCAGGCCTCCAAGTTCCTTCACTGctgctctcgcgtcttcggAAAGCCgactcgctgcatgcaacttGCGATGGAGGATGTACACTCAGGatcgaggaggcggaggagtgGAGAGTCCAGCCACTGATTCAGAAGCACAGGGAGGctgcgaaggagacggacaTGCATCGCAAGAAaacgtggagagaggaacttTCACTGAGGCCATGAGTCTCGAAGACGTTGTGTCCTGGACAGACAAAGCCAGTTCCTTGCCGCCTGGCATTGTCGAAGATGCCTTTGAA gaGATCCACCACGCGCCGCGTCGGTGCCCCGGCTGCGGCGCCGACTTGCAGACGGAGGATCCCGCGCGGCATggcttcgtctctgcagagaagaaggacgaatgGTTTAGCGGCCGTTGGAAGTCGCTCCCGAAGGCGAAGGGCGTCCCCGTCGAGAGCGTTCCCGACGGCGTCGAAGTCGTCACG GTGAAGAGTCCAAGATTTCGCAAGCGCACAAGGCTCTTGCTGTGTCGCCGATGCTACAGAATTCAG ATGTACAAGCAACTCGATGGTGACTGGGAAGCGGCCGCGAACGCACAAGATCAGCTGCTGCCTTCGCTCTCACCTGAAGCCGTCGTGCAGTCGATCGTGAAGACGATGAAAAAAGATTCTGTCGTCCTCAAAATCGTGGATGTCTGCGACCTCGAGAGCTCCGTCGTCCCTGAGCTGTTTCAGGCCTGTCGATCCAAACGCCTACAT GTCATTTGGCTGATCAACCGAGTTGACTGTCTTCCTCGCACTGCGCAAAAGCGAGA AGTGAAAGAATGGGTCAGACGCATGGTGAGGCAGATCGACAACGTTCACATCGACGACTGCATTCTCGTTTCCTCAGCCACGG GGCATGGATTCGACGAACTCGAACGGCGGCTGGAACTGCTTCTCGTCCCGACTCCGgggggtgtatgtacagttGAAGGTCGGCGTATCTACGTGGTGGGCCGCGTCAATGCAGGGAAGTCCACGTTCGTCACGCGGTTCCTCAAATTCATAAATTACAA GCATGCAGGGACGATTTTCATGAAGCGAGCTTCTGGAGGCGTTACGCGGTCGGCTCTTCCAGGAACGacgctctcttttctcccctttgGTCTGCCACAGGGTTTCAAACTCATTGACACTCCCGGCATCCCTTCGCGACATCAA atcacttctctgcttccctttGCGGCAGACTTGTACTCCATAGTTCCGTCCAAACGCCTGCAGCCGATCACCTACGCTATAACTGAAGGAAAGTCTCTGCTCATCGGAGCTTTGGCGCGCATCGATCTCGTCCAAGGTTCCACTGCTCTCATCacatgtttcttctcccacAAAATCACTCTCCACATATGCAA GACTGTGAAGGCGGCAGATCTTTTGTCAAGAAAAGCATGCACGTTTCTCTATCCCCCGCACCTGCCTGCTGGATTCGACAAGCTGCAGCCTCTTGTGAGACACAG cgtgaaggtgcatgcaggcaaTTCGCTGGCATATGACGATATCTCGATCGCAGGACTGGGATGGATTTCTGTCGCGGGATCCGCAGGACCGAAGGAACTCCACGTCTGGGTGCCTCAAGGCGTCAAAGTGTTTCGCCGGCCTGCCATGCTCCCGCGACAAATCCGCACCACTGGCGTCGAAGAGTTCCACGGAAAATCCCCTCG GGCGCGAGGTCCTCGCATCAatgcgaagaaaaagcgcATGGTCGAGGCGCTGAGGGATCAGGAGAAGCGTGatcgtttgcatgcagagttgGAAGCGAGGGAGCGACAGGCCGCGGAAGCTCGCGCGCGCTTtgtccctgtctcttccgaggagacagtggacTCCGAGggtctctcttgctcttctccatctgcttctctttcctctgcttcgatTGCCGACTGTGGAGAACGGGAGCAAGGCGAGACAGTTTCCTCTGCATTTGGAGACACCGAAAAGGATGCAGAAACCGCATGCGTTGCCACCAGGCCCTCCTCACACTTCGGCTTGGCGCCTCgcgggaagaaagaagagatcGAAAGTCTCTTGACCGAGGAGACaaacgtttcttctttttcttctctctggagatCTCAGGCGGCCACAGGTGACCGCAGATCCTCTGAGTTCTCTGGTGAAATCcggagggaaggcgaagcagcgacagcaaAGAAGCGCCCCGTTCAGGGCAACGCAGAAATCTccgaagacgaaaacgcaaTGGGAGAACACAGAGGCTCTGTGGTAGACTTGCGCCCTCCCGACGAAGATCGAAGACGCGAGACAAGGTGCAGATGA